In Henriciella litoralis, the genomic window GACGCGTTCGTGTTCACTGACGGAACAGAGCTGTCCATCCGGGTGATGGGCGTCTTCGAATGGAATGAGAGCGAGCATCTATCAGGCTGGCGGGACTATTTCGACCTCGCGGAATTTCAGAGGCAGATGCCGGGCTGAAGATGATCTTCCGGTGACGGCACGACTACACCAATCGCGACAGGCCATAAGCGGGAGCATCAAGTTGGAAAAGCTCGACCCACTATTTCAGCCATTGCAGGTGAGGGATCTGGAAATCCGGGGCCGTCTGACCATGGCGCCGATGACGCGGAATTACTCGCCGGACGGCGTTCCACCCGACTTCGCCGTAGAGTTTTACGGGCGCAGGGCCGATCACGATCTCGGACTTGTGGTGACGGAAGGAATTGCCATCGACCACCCTTCTGCTATCGGAGAGTCGGGGACTGGTGGCTGGGACATTCCGGACCTGCATGGCGACGCAGCTCTTGGCGAATGGGCCAGAATTGTCAGACGGGTCAAATCCTCGGGCGCCGCCATATTTCCGCAGTTGTGGCATCAGGGAGGGCTTCGGGTCGACTATACCGGAAGACATAAGGAGGCCCGTTCGATAAGCCCATCCGGCATCTGGGGCCCGGATGATCCCGGTAATTTTTTTGCGCAAGACTATCTCGATCGCGCACGGGCATCTTCACATCCCGCCACGGATGAAGAGCTGGCGGATATTGTCGCCGCATATGGCCGCAGCGCCAAAAATGCGATCGAAGCCGGCTTTGACGGCATCGCCATACACGGAGCGCATGGCTACCTGCTGGATACGTTTTTCTGGCCCTTGACCAATCGAAGGACCGATCGGTGGGGCGGGGCGTCGCTGCGCGAGCGTGCCGCCTTTCCGGCGGCGGTGGTTCGCGAGATCAGGCAGCAGATTGGCGACAAGCCGATCATGTTCCGTTTCTCGCAGTGGAAGCTGCACGACTACGAAGCAAAGCTTGTCACCTCTCCGGCCGAGCTGGAAGCGCTTCTCGGCCCCCTTTTGGAGGCAGGCGTCGACATTTTCGATGCAAGCACACGAAAGTTCGCCACGCCCGCCTTCGAGGGCAGCACTTTGAGTTTGGCGGCTTGGACGAAAACAGTAACCGGCAGCCTCACCATGGCCGTTGGTGGCGTTGGCCTGGCCAAGGATCTGCTGAACCGATCCGGAGCAGAGGTCGTTAGCGTCGACAATATTGATGATGCTCGCGCCATGTTGCGCAACGGCGAATGCGATCTTGTTGGTGTCGGGCGCAGCCTTTTGAGCAATCCCGATTTCGGCAGTCGGGTAAGGTCAGGCGAACCGCTGCGGCCCTACACGCTGGAAGCGGCGCTCACCAAGGTCTAGTAGGTCCGGTCAGTCTGGCAGCGCGAAACTGCGCGGCCGGCCCAGCGTGGCGGCAAGGCCAGCCGATATCACCAGCAGTCCGATCATGAAGACGAGTGCCTGATCATAGCTCCCGGTCGTATCGTACACATTGCCGACGATTGGCGGAAAGATCGCCCAGCCGATGACATGGCCCGCATAGATCATCCCATAGATCGATCCATAGCTCCGCATGCCGAAATAGCGCGCGCCCAGAAAGGCGATCATGTCGATTTCAGCACCGGCCGCAAACGCGCAAAACCCGATCGCGATGGCCGCCATCGAAGCGCTGCCGTCAAAATCGTAAAGGATCACGCAGCTCACAATCGGACAAAGAAAGGCAATCGCCGCCACGAAGGGCGGACTGATCCGATCGAGCAGCACGCCCGTGAACAGGCGGCTGACCAGCGAGCAGGGCCCGATAATTCCTGCAATGGCGGCGGCCTGCGTTGCGCTGAACCCGGCATCTGTCAGCATCGGCTGAAAGTGCTGATACAAGGCGTTGAACACGCCCGCGATCAGCAGGAGCATCAGAATGATCTGCCAGAACTGACGCGTCATCAGTGTGCTTTTGAGGGATAGACCAGGCAGTTCGACGGGATCGATCCGGTTGCTCTTGCTGGCCTGGCGGTCGAGGTCCCCAGCGTCGCGCAGGAATGCGTAGGCGAGCGGGAGGACCGCAACTAACGTCAAGAGCGCAAGAGCGCGATAGGCTGTTCGCCACCCTTCCAGTTCAATGATCCAGGCCGTCAGGAACGGAAAGACGGTTGAGGAAACACTCATGCCGGCCAGCGCCAGGGCAAGCGCGAGCCCACGGTTTTTCTCAAAACGGCTGGCGATACTCATCGTCCAGATCAGCGGGCTGATGAATAGCATCAGGATCGCCATCGCGGTCCAGTTGATGTACCAGCTGAGAACCGAGGGGCCGGAAAAGCTGAGAAGCAGCAGGCCGAGAGCGTAGGCAGGCGCGCCCCAGATGCCGATACTTCGTGCACCGAACCTGTCGACAGCTCGTCCCATGAGCGGTGTCAGGAATATCGACCCAAGGGCGCCGATGGCTATGCCCGACGTCAGTTCGCCCCGCGACCAGCCGAATTCTGCCGAAAGGGGGCCAATGAATGTGCCCAGCGTGACGGCATGAACGGCGGCGAACCCGCATCCGACGGCAGATGCGAGGACAACGCCCCAACCCTTGCGCCATTCGTTTGCCGCAGTCGGGGGTGTCGATGAGATCGTGGCTGCGCGATCAGTCATTGCTGACCGGGTTTCCAGCATGTGTGGGCTGATCGCTTTGAGTATTGTTCGGCGTTGTCTGCGATTGCAGCGCGACGGCCACTTCTTCAAGGAACATTCGATAGAAGCAGAGCCCCTGGGCGGTTGCCTTCAGCGCCGGATAGTGCGCGTCGACAAAACCGCGGAACGCCGTCGCGCAGGTCGTGGAATTCCTCACCGCCCGCCAGACACGAAAATAATGAGCATTTTCTTCCCGATATTCAATTCCGCCCGCTGCCGTATAAGCCTCCATGAACGCGTCCCACATTCCGATGTCTTCGATGAAGGGTCGGCAGTAGCTGAGGTCCTCGCTGGCATCGCCAAGGTGGGCGAACTCCCAGTCCAGGATGGCATTGAGTTTTCCATTTTCGACCAGCGTATTGTGAAACCCCACATCGCCGTGGACGATCGATATACGGCCGATTTCAGACGGAATATTATCCAGCAACCACTCATAGGCCGCCGCGAGCGTTGGCGATGGAAAGACGCGATTGCGCCGCCACCGGTCTTGCCATTCAAGCACATAATCGCGGACAGTGGCTTTCGGATCCGAACCGCTAGGTGAAAGGCCGACACTGGAAGGTGATATCTGATGCAACCTGGCCAGCGACTGCGCCAGCGATTCTGTAATCGACTGGCTTGCGCGCGCATCGCCCGACCAGTCTTCGGTGCCCGATCGTCCCGCGATGCAAGCGGAGATCATTGAAGGCTGGCCAAGGATACCCGTTCGGTCGAGGGCGAGGGCAGGGGCCACCGGAAAGCCGGTCTTTTCGAGGCCACGAAGCAGACTGAACTCGTCGACAACCCGCGTTTCTCCGGGGCCATATGGAAGATCGCGCCGTACGACGAGCCTGCTTTCCCGGCCTTCAGGATATCTTGCATCGAAGAACAGCGTGTCCTTGGAAAATCCTCCAGATGCACGTTGGACGCGTTCGACATCGTGACCCGGTCCGAGCGCGCTGTTGAGAAGCTGTGCGGCGAGCTCAGTGTCGACGACAACTTCGCAATCGTTGAGCTGCCTGATCGCAAGTCCTGCGGTCGACGAGGATATTTCGGCCTGGCGCTGGAGCATATCGCCGTCTGCACGGACTGCGTCCTGGACGACAACTGCGGAGATCGAGAGCTCTCCGGCTTCGATACCGTTCTGGAGCGCCTCCTGTCTCGCACTCAGCTCATCGCCCTCGACCAGGTTCGAATTGGTGAGAACTGGCTGATCCAGGGGGCCGACAATGTCGCGATAGGCCGCCGAAGTTGGGCCGCAGATCCGGTCTCCGTGCAAGAATTGCGCGCTCAGATGCGATAGAATCTGTTGCATCATCGAGCCAGAATGCAGGGCGTCGTCGTCCTCGAGGTTAGGCAG contains:
- a CDS encoding MFS transporter, whose protein sequence is MTDRAATISSTPPTAANEWRKGWGVVLASAVGCGFAAVHAVTLGTFIGPLSAEFGWSRGELTSGIAIGALGSIFLTPLMGRAVDRFGARSIGIWGAPAYALGLLLLSFSGPSVLSWYINWTAMAILMLFISPLIWTMSIASRFEKNRGLALALALAGMSVSSTVFPFLTAWIIELEGWRTAYRALALLTLVAVLPLAYAFLRDAGDLDRQASKSNRIDPVELPGLSLKSTLMTRQFWQIILMLLLIAGVFNALYQHFQPMLTDAGFSATQAAAIAGIIGPCSLVSRLFTGVLLDRISPPFVAAIAFLCPIVSCVILYDFDGSASMAAIAIGFCAFAAGAEIDMIAFLGARYFGMRSYGSIYGMIYAGHVIGWAIFPPIVGNVYDTTGSYDQALVFMIGLLVISAGLAATLGRPRSFALPD
- a CDS encoding phosphotransferase family protein, with translation MQESEQKIIGDILANLSAELQLRILPNLEDDDALHSGSMMQQILSHLSAQFLHGDRICGPTSAAYRDIVGPLDQPVLTNSNLVEGDELSARQEALQNGIEAGELSISAVVVQDAVRADGDMLQRQAEISSSTAGLAIRQLNDCEVVVDTELAAQLLNSALGPGHDVERVQRASGGFSKDTLFFDARYPEGRESRLVVRRDLPYGPGETRVVDEFSLLRGLEKTGFPVAPALALDRTGILGQPSMISACIAGRSGTEDWSGDARASQSITESLAQSLARLHQISPSSVGLSPSGSDPKATVRDYVLEWQDRWRRNRVFPSPTLAAAYEWLLDNIPSEIGRISIVHGDVGFHNTLVENGKLNAILDWEFAHLGDASEDLSYCRPFIEDIGMWDAFMEAYTAAGGIEYREENAHYFRVWRAVRNSTTCATAFRGFVDAHYPALKATAQGLCFYRMFLEEVAVALQSQTTPNNTQSDQPTHAGNPVSND
- a CDS encoding oxidoreductase, giving the protein MTARLHQSRQAISGSIKLEKLDPLFQPLQVRDLEIRGRLTMAPMTRNYSPDGVPPDFAVEFYGRRADHDLGLVVTEGIAIDHPSAIGESGTGGWDIPDLHGDAALGEWARIVRRVKSSGAAIFPQLWHQGGLRVDYTGRHKEARSISPSGIWGPDDPGNFFAQDYLDRARASSHPATDEELADIVAAYGRSAKNAIEAGFDGIAIHGAHGYLLDTFFWPLTNRRTDRWGGASLRERAAFPAAVVREIRQQIGDKPIMFRFSQWKLHDYEAKLVTSPAELEALLGPLLEAGVDIFDASTRKFATPAFEGSTLSLAAWTKTVTGSLTMAVGGVGLAKDLLNRSGAEVVSVDNIDDARAMLRNGECDLVGVGRSLLSNPDFGSRVRSGEPLRPYTLEAALTKV